From the Shewanella amazonensis SB2B genome, one window contains:
- a CDS encoding YajD family HNH nuclease, with the protein MTQSKLDKVLAAEREYREKREGGYREKALKLYPWVCGRCAREFTHKNLSELTVHHRDHNHDNNPPDGSNWELLCLYCHDNEHSRFEELIRYGSTQEAKQEAATYNPFADLKSLMSNKK; encoded by the coding sequence ATGACCCAAAGTAAACTCGATAAGGTATTGGCTGCAGAGCGCGAATACCGTGAAAAACGTGAAGGTGGCTATCGCGAAAAGGCGCTGAAGCTTTATCCCTGGGTGTGTGGCCGCTGTGCCCGTGAATTTACCCATAAAAACCTGTCGGAACTGACGGTGCACCATAGGGACCATAATCACGACAATAACCCGCCTGATGGTTCTAACTGGGAGCTGCTGTGCCTTTACTGCCACGATAATGAGCACTCCCGTTTTGAAGAGCTTATTCGCTATGGCAGTACCCAGGAGGCGAAGCAAGAGGCGGCAACGTACAATCCCTTTGCCGATCTTAAATCCCTGATGTCGAATAAGAAGTAA
- a CDS encoding glutamine synthetase family protein yields MPFANPQEAIDFLDKHPQVQHVEVFIIDPNGIPRGKLLHRQEVLSMYRHGRPLPSTILGLTVQGDDVEDTGLVWEVGDADCLAFPIEGGLLMQPWRAQPTAQVHLTMHPEAGMPAAVADPRLVLSKVIDSLQADGFYPVMAAELEFFLLDQRFDANGRPQPAMQSDGHRPHQTQVYGILELERLQPFLDDLYHACEVQGIPARTAISEYAPGQVEITLEHRFDALQAMDEAVRYKRLVKGVAAKHGMQACFMAKPFGELAGSGMHMHVSLADADGNNRFASDNPEGTPELTQSIAGMMATLEDAQLLFCPNANSFRRFQSASYAPIAKTWGVNNRTVSFRVPGGPAPSRHVEHRICGADANPYLAAAAILAACHHGIRNQLSPGQAIVGNGYEGKHQTLPTDWLSALTNFERSEWMKSVLGEDFHRIYGRIKRAEYQEFMAEVGQQDWHWYLTHA; encoded by the coding sequence ATGCCCTTTGCCAATCCACAGGAAGCGATAGACTTTCTTGATAAACATCCCCAGGTTCAGCACGTCGAAGTCTTCATCATCGACCCCAATGGCATTCCCCGGGGCAAACTCCTGCACCGTCAGGAAGTGCTGTCTATGTATCGTCACGGCCGTCCTCTGCCCAGCACTATTTTGGGACTGACGGTTCAGGGGGACGATGTAGAAGATACCGGTCTGGTTTGGGAAGTCGGTGACGCCGACTGCCTGGCGTTTCCCATCGAAGGCGGTTTGCTGATGCAGCCATGGCGTGCTCAGCCCACCGCTCAGGTGCATCTCACCATGCACCCCGAGGCGGGTATGCCCGCTGCTGTGGCCGATCCCCGCCTGGTGCTTTCCAAAGTAATAGATTCCCTGCAAGCCGATGGTTTTTATCCGGTAATGGCAGCAGAGTTGGAGTTTTTCCTGCTGGATCAGCGTTTCGATGCCAATGGCAGACCCCAGCCAGCAATGCAAAGCGATGGCCACAGACCCCACCAAACTCAGGTGTATGGCATTTTGGAGTTGGAGCGACTGCAGCCCTTCCTGGACGATCTTTACCACGCCTGTGAGGTGCAGGGCATTCCTGCGCGCACCGCCATTTCCGAGTATGCGCCCGGCCAGGTAGAAATCACCCTCGAGCACAGATTCGACGCGCTTCAGGCCATGGATGAAGCGGTTCGCTACAAGCGACTGGTCAAGGGGGTGGCCGCAAAACATGGTATGCAGGCCTGCTTCATGGCTAAACCCTTTGGTGAGTTGGCAGGCAGCGGCATGCATATGCACGTCAGCCTGGCCGACGCCGATGGCAACAACCGGTTTGCCAGTGACAACCCCGAAGGTACACCAGAGTTGACCCAATCCATCGCCGGCATGATGGCGACCCTGGAAGATGCCCAGTTGCTGTTTTGCCCCAATGCCAACTCCTTCCGCCGCTTTCAAAGCGCAAGCTACGCCCCAATCGCCAAGACCTGGGGCGTGAACAACCGAACCGTTTCATTCAGGGTACCCGGTGGCCCGGCGCCCAGTCGCCATGTGGAACATCGCATCTGTGGCGCAGACGCCAATCCTTATCTGGCGGCAGCGGCGATATTGGCGGCATGCCATCATGGTATCCGCAATCAGTTGTCACCCGGTCAGGCGATTGTCGGCAACGGCTACGAAGGCAAACATCAAACCCTGCCCACCGACTGGCTGTCGGCACTGACCAACTTCGAGCGCTCCGAGTGGATGAAGTCAGTATTGGGTGAGGATTTCCACCGTATTTACGGCAGAATTAAGCGCGCCGAGTACCAGGAGTTTATGGCCGAGGTTGGCCAGCAGGACTGGCACTGGTACTTAACCCACGCCTGA
- a CDS encoding BCCT family transporter → MALKYSINRPVFFGSLFLITLLVALGAIWPQQAQQWFGAVQHWLEVKAGWLYVLGVAVFLVFIVFVMVSRFGDIKLGPDHAEPDYSYKSWIAMLFSAGMGIGLMFFGVAEPVMHLIAPPDATPESIEAARQAMKITFFHWGIHAWAIYAVVALSLAYFAYRHKLPLLPRSALYPLIGERIHGPIGHAVDAFAVLGTMFGVATSLGFGVLQVNAGLNFLFGDQFPVSTPLQVGLIAVITLIATVSVFSGLDKGVKRLSELNLLLAVVLMLVVLLVGPTVALLQAIVQNTGAYFSDIVGKTFNLYAYQQKNDWLGGWTLLYWGWWISWSPFVGTFIARVSRGRTIREFLLGVLFVPSGFTFLWMTVFGNSAIDQILHQGNTVLADAVSSDVSVALFVFFQQLPLTSLLSAVALCLVVTFFVTSSDSGSLVIDNLTSGGDMSSPVWQRVFWALMQGVVASVLLLAGGLQALQTAAIASAMPFLLVMLLICLGLFKALQDDWLKLSSVQLHHTSVQYASANVEWRERLKVLVNQPSAKDARAFIRGPARQALKQVASAFVNEGIDARVVQQEDRVRLLIASDNHPDFVYGLRLRQYSKVPVHGVEETDDDFYRVEVFLEHGGQHYDVLGYTVEQLQADAVTQYEKYLHYLHLSVSEAVNPDS, encoded by the coding sequence ATGGCACTCAAATACAGTATTAATCGGCCGGTTTTTTTCGGTTCTCTTTTTCTTATCACCCTCCTGGTGGCGCTCGGTGCCATCTGGCCGCAGCAGGCTCAACAATGGTTTGGTGCAGTGCAGCATTGGCTTGAAGTCAAAGCTGGCTGGCTTTATGTGCTCGGTGTGGCCGTCTTTCTGGTTTTTATTGTCTTTGTGATGGTCAGCCGTTTCGGTGATATCAAGCTTGGTCCCGATCATGCCGAGCCCGACTACAGCTATAAGAGCTGGATAGCCATGCTGTTTTCGGCTGGCATGGGGATAGGGCTCATGTTTTTCGGGGTGGCAGAGCCTGTTATGCACCTGATAGCCCCGCCGGATGCTACGCCCGAGTCAATAGAGGCCGCCAGGCAGGCGATGAAAATTACCTTCTTTCACTGGGGCATTCATGCCTGGGCCATCTATGCTGTGGTGGCATTGAGTCTGGCTTACTTCGCCTATCGGCATAAGTTACCGCTGCTGCCAAGAAGCGCGCTTTATCCCTTGATTGGCGAGCGTATTCACGGACCGATTGGCCATGCGGTGGATGCGTTTGCCGTGCTGGGCACCATGTTTGGTGTTGCCACATCGCTGGGTTTTGGTGTGTTGCAGGTGAATGCCGGGCTTAATTTTCTTTTCGGTGACCAGTTTCCGGTCAGTACCCCCCTGCAGGTGGGGCTCATTGCGGTCATTACCCTGATTGCCACAGTGTCTGTGTTCTCCGGGCTTGATAAAGGGGTTAAGCGCCTCAGCGAGCTCAATCTGCTGTTGGCGGTGGTATTGATGCTGGTCGTGCTGCTGGTGGGGCCTACTGTGGCGCTGCTGCAGGCCATTGTACAAAACACTGGTGCTTATTTCTCTGATATTGTTGGCAAAACATTTAATCTATACGCCTATCAGCAGAAAAACGACTGGCTGGGCGGTTGGACCTTACTTTACTGGGGGTGGTGGATTTCCTGGTCGCCTTTTGTGGGCACCTTTATTGCGCGGGTCTCCCGTGGCCGCACTATTCGTGAGTTTCTGCTGGGGGTGCTCTTTGTGCCCAGTGGCTTTACCTTTTTGTGGATGACAGTATTTGGCAACTCGGCCATAGACCAGATTTTGCATCAGGGTAATACAGTGCTCGCCGATGCCGTATCCAGCGACGTGTCTGTGGCGCTGTTTGTGTTCTTCCAGCAGTTGCCGCTCACATCCTTGCTCTCGGCGGTGGCCCTGTGTCTGGTGGTCACCTTCTTTGTGACATCTTCCGATTCCGGCAGTCTGGTGATTGATAACCTCACTTCCGGTGGCGATATGTCGTCCCCTGTATGGCAGCGCGTGTTTTGGGCGCTGATGCAGGGCGTAGTGGCTTCTGTGCTCTTGCTGGCTGGCGGCTTGCAGGCACTGCAAACCGCTGCCATTGCCAGCGCCATGCCCTTTTTGTTAGTGATGTTGCTGATTTGCCTTGGGCTTTTTAAGGCACTGCAGGATGACTGGCTTAAGCTATCCAGTGTGCAGTTGCATCACACCAGTGTGCAGTATGCCAGTGCCAACGTTGAATGGCGGGAGCGTCTGAAAGTGTTGGTGAATCAACCTTCCGCCAAAGATGCCCGGGCCTTTATCCGCGGGCCTGCCCGCCAGGCGTTGAAGCAAGTGGCTTCTGCCTTCGTGAATGAAGGTATTGATGCCCGCGTGGTGCAGCAAGAGGACAGGGTCAGGCTGCTGATTGCCAGCGACAATCATCCCGACTTCGTTTATGGTCTGCGGCTGCGGCAGTATTCTAAAGTGCCGGTCCATGGTGTGGAGGAGACCGACGATGACTTTTACCGGGTGGAAGTGTTTTTGGAGCACGGTGGACAGCATTATGATGTGCTTGGCTACACAGTTGAGCAGTTGCAGGCCGATGCAGTAACTCAGTATGAAAAATATCTGCACTATCTGCATTTATCCGTGAGTGAAGCGGTTAACCCGGATAGCTGA
- a CDS encoding peptide MFS transporter, whose product MTTGNTQVSKTRSFMTVSLIELWERFGFYGMQALIVYFMVQRLGFADERANLVWSACAALIYVAPAIGGWVGDKVLGTKRTMLLGAGILTLGYALMAVPTDNTWFLFSALGVIVVGNGLFKPNAGNLVRKIYDGDDSKIDSAFTIYYMAVNVGSTFSMLLTPWIKDYVNANYGDGFGWHAAFAVCFVGLIVGIGNYMMMRHTLDNYGSEPDLLPVDKRKLAAVLGASLLAVVVSAVILEFEDIARVFVYGAGLVVLGIFIHLIRTSEESERAGLLAALVLTLQSVFFFIFYQQMSTSLALFALRNVDWDFVVMGQHLWTWSPAQFQALNPIWIMVLSPILAWAYAWGGKHNKDISIAAKFALGFAVVAAGFFIYSVAGEFAVNGKTSSWVMIWGYGAYSLGELLVSGLGLAMIARYVPERMGGFMMGAYFVATGISQYLGGVVANFASVPQGITNPLETLTIYTSLFNKLGFAALGCTLIALAVLPLMRRLTETHHSHNGSDQVGA is encoded by the coding sequence ATGACAACAGGGAATACACAGGTCTCCAAGACCCGGTCCTTTATGACGGTGTCGCTGATTGAACTGTGGGAGCGTTTTGGCTTCTACGGTATGCAGGCGCTGATTGTTTACTTTATGGTTCAGCGCCTTGGCTTTGCCGATGAGCGCGCCAATTTGGTGTGGAGCGCCTGCGCCGCACTCATTTATGTGGCGCCCGCCATCGGTGGCTGGGTCGGAGACAAGGTGCTCGGCACCAAGCGCACCATGCTGCTGGGCGCAGGGATATTGACGCTGGGTTACGCCCTCATGGCCGTGCCGACCGATAATACCTGGTTTTTGTTCTCAGCCCTCGGGGTTATCGTGGTGGGTAACGGGCTGTTCAAACCCAATGCCGGTAATCTGGTACGCAAAATTTATGATGGCGACGACTCCAAAATCGACAGTGCCTTCACCATCTATTACATGGCGGTCAACGTAGGTTCGACCTTCTCCATGTTGCTCACCCCCTGGATTAAGGACTACGTCAACGCCAACTATGGTGACGGCTTTGGTTGGCACGCCGCCTTTGCTGTGTGTTTCGTGGGCCTGATTGTCGGTATCGGCAACTACATGATGATGCGCCATACCCTGGATAATTATGGCTCTGAGCCAGACCTGCTGCCGGTGGACAAGCGCAAGCTTGCGGCTGTATTGGGGGCATCGCTGCTGGCGGTGGTGGTTTCTGCGGTCATACTCGAATTTGAAGATATCGCCCGGGTATTTGTGTACGGCGCAGGCCTGGTGGTGCTGGGGATCTTTATCCACCTTATCCGCACCAGTGAAGAGAGCGAGCGGGCAGGGCTGTTAGCCGCGCTGGTACTGACGCTGCAATCTGTGTTCTTTTTTATCTTTTACCAGCAGATGTCCACCTCGCTGGCGCTCTTTGCACTGCGAAACGTAGACTGGGACTTTGTGGTGATGGGGCAGCATTTGTGGACCTGGTCTCCAGCGCAGTTTCAGGCGCTTAATCCCATCTGGATCATGGTGTTAAGCCCAATCCTTGCCTGGGCCTATGCCTGGGGAGGCAAGCACAACAAGGATATCTCCATTGCCGCCAAGTTTGCCCTGGGGTTTGCCGTGGTGGCCGCAGGCTTCTTTATCTACAGTGTGGCCGGAGAGTTTGCCGTAAACGGCAAGACCTCAAGCTGGGTGATGATTTGGGGCTATGGCGCCTATTCGCTGGGCGAGCTCTTGGTGAGTGGACTGGGCCTTGCCATGATTGCTCGCTATGTGCCCGAGCGCATGGGCGGCTTTATGATGGGTGCCTACTTTGTGGCAACTGGTATCAGCCAGTATCTGGGCGGTGTGGTGGCCAACTTTGCCAGCGTGCCGCAAGGCATTACCAATCCGCTGGAAACCCTGACCATCTATACCAGCCTGTTTAATAAGCTGGGTTTTGCGGCCCTGGGGTGCACCCTGATTGCACTGGCGGTATTGCCGCTGATGCGCCGTTTAACCGAGACGCACCATAGCCACAACGGCAGTGACCAGGTCGGTGCCTGA
- a CDS encoding Na+/H+ antiporter NhaC family protein produces the protein MTLISYADSALSLLPPVVAIVLAVLTRKVLLSLGLGILTGTLLLNDFAPLASAEFLAHRVTNLVWSDGALNSWNLYILGFLLLLGMITALITVSGAARAFADWARQRIRCKRDAKLLTMFLGCVVFIDDYFNSLVVGSISRPLTDRYYISRAKLAYLLDSTAAPVCVISPVSSWGAYIIALIGGILASHGMSDAGHLSVFIQMIPMNFYAIFALLLLLCVAFMGLDVGPMKTHEQNAMRGNLYDEAKGTPPGASAELPEADTGHIAGLFVPISTLVFATLFFMIQSGASALADEKLPFSLIGAFEKTDVGGSLFFGALVGLGVTLVQAMVQKLESKLIITALTQGARSMVPAIYILLFAWTIAGIIGELETGKFMASLASGNIPFALLPAVMFVLAGLTAFATGTSWGTFGIMLPIAADMAMGSHTSMMLPMLAAVLAGAVFGDHCSPISDTTILSSTGASCHHIDHVVTQLPYALIVAVISLAGYTVMGFTESVWAGFGTSSVLFVLSVIGLRIKAGKG, from the coding sequence ATGACATTGATAAGTTATGCCGACTCGGCGCTTTCCCTGCTGCCGCCGGTTGTGGCTATCGTACTGGCGGTATTGACCCGCAAGGTACTCTTGTCCCTTGGTTTGGGGATTTTGACCGGTACCCTGCTGCTGAACGATTTTGCCCCACTCGCCAGCGCTGAGTTTCTGGCTCACCGGGTTACCAATCTGGTGTGGAGCGATGGTGCGCTCAACAGCTGGAACCTCTATATTCTCGGCTTTTTGTTGCTCTTGGGCATGATCACAGCCCTCATTACAGTCTCCGGTGCCGCCCGCGCCTTTGCCGATTGGGCAAGGCAACGTATCCGCTGTAAGCGTGACGCCAAGCTGCTGACCATGTTTTTGGGTTGTGTGGTTTTTATCGACGACTACTTCAATAGTCTGGTGGTGGGGTCCATTTCCCGCCCCCTGACTGACCGTTACTATATTTCCCGTGCCAAGCTGGCTTATTTGCTGGACTCCACCGCCGCGCCTGTGTGCGTCATTTCACCGGTTTCCAGCTGGGGAGCCTACATCATCGCACTGATTGGCGGCATTCTTGCCAGCCATGGGATGAGCGATGCGGGTCATCTGTCGGTATTCATTCAGATGATCCCGATGAACTTCTACGCCATTTTCGCGCTGTTATTGCTGCTGTGTGTGGCCTTTATGGGGTTGGATGTGGGTCCAATGAAGACCCATGAGCAAAACGCCATGCGTGGCAATTTGTACGATGAAGCCAAGGGCACACCGCCGGGCGCCAGTGCTGAACTGCCGGAGGCCGATACAGGCCACATCGCGGGTCTCTTTGTGCCCATCAGCACCCTGGTATTTGCCACCTTGTTTTTTATGATCCAAAGCGGCGCTTCGGCCCTTGCCGATGAAAAACTGCCGTTTTCGCTGATTGGCGCTTTTGAGAAAACTGATGTGGGCGGCTCACTGTTCTTCGGTGCGTTGGTTGGCCTGGGGGTCACTCTGGTACAGGCCATGGTGCAAAAGCTTGAGAGCAAGCTGATAATCACCGCACTCACTCAGGGTGCCCGCTCCATGGTGCCTGCCATTTACATTCTGCTGTTTGCCTGGACCATTGCCGGTATTATCGGCGAGCTGGAAACCGGCAAGTTTATGGCGAGTCTCGCCAGCGGCAATATTCCCTTTGCGCTGCTGCCGGCGGTGATGTTTGTGCTCGCCGGGCTCACCGCCTTTGCCACAGGTACTAGTTGGGGCACTTTCGGCATTATGCTGCCGATTGCCGCCGACATGGCCATGGGCAGTCACACCTCCATGATGCTGCCGATGCTGGCGGCTGTGCTGGCCGGTGCCGTATTTGGCGACCACTGCTCGCCGATATCCGATACCACGATTCTGTCGTCCACCGGTGCCAGCTGCCATCACATCGACCATGTGGTGACTCAGCTGCCTTACGCGCTGATTGTGGCGGTGATCAGTTTGGCTGGCTATACCGTGATGGGCTTTACCGAGTCAGTATGGGCAGGATTTGGTACCAGCTCAGTGCTCTTTGTGCTGTCGGTGATTGGCCTCAGGATCAAGGCAGGAAAAGGCTGA
- a CDS encoding thymidine kinase, which yields MAQLYFYYSAMNAGKSTSLLQSSYNYRERGMNTLVLTAAIDDRYGVGKVASRIGIQADATVFGSEDNLMDLIATHHSQQQLHCVLVDESQFLSKTQVRQLTDVVDKLDIPVLCYGLRSDFRGELFIGSQYLLAWADKLVELKTICFCGRKANMVVRRDGAGNPVRDGAQVAIGGNESYESMCRKHFSELVWD from the coding sequence TTGGCTCAGCTCTATTTTTATTACTCGGCAATGAATGCCGGCAAATCCACCTCGCTGCTACAGTCTTCCTATAACTACCGCGAACGGGGCATGAATACCCTGGTGCTGACCGCCGCCATTGACGACAGATATGGCGTGGGTAAGGTGGCTTCACGTATCGGCATTCAGGCCGACGCCACCGTGTTTGGCAGTGAAGATAACCTGATGGATTTGATTGCCACTCACCACAGTCAGCAGCAACTGCACTGCGTGTTGGTGGATGAGAGCCAGTTTTTGTCCAAAACCCAGGTGCGTCAGCTTACCGATGTGGTGGATAAGCTCGATATCCCTGTGCTTTGTTACGGCCTTCGCAGCGATTTTCGCGGCGAGCTATTTATCGGCAGCCAGTATCTGCTGGCCTGGGCCGATAAGCTGGTGGAGCTGAAAACCATTTGTTTTTGTGGCCGCAAGGCCAACATGGTGGTGCGCCGTGATGGTGCCGGGAATCCGGTGCGTGATGGTGCTCAGGTGGCCATTGGCGGCAACGAGAGCTACGAGTCCATGTGCCGCAAACACTTCAGTGAGCTGGTGTGGGACTGA
- a CDS encoding DUF1289 domain-containing protein, whose amino-acid sequence MQSPCVARCGLNDEDYCMGCLRHIDEIVGWSQASDERKLEILASLPTRRKALEGENNQPLSRAKWLESEARLGLD is encoded by the coding sequence ATCCAATCCCCCTGCGTTGCCCGCTGTGGTCTCAATGATGAGGACTACTGTATGGGTTGCCTGCGACATATCGATGAAATCGTGGGTTGGTCTCAGGCAAGTGATGAGCGCAAACTGGAGATCCTGGCCAGTCTGCCCACCCGCAGAAAAGCCCTCGAAGGTGAAAATAATCAGCCACTGAGCAGGGCCAAGTGGCTGGAATCAGAAGCCCGCTTGGGGCTCGATTAA
- a CDS encoding M3 family metallopeptidase — protein sequence MHKSLIALAVGGALLLGGCALGPSESGVNNGDVATAVAVIGADNPFFAPSALQYQAPNFAAIKDSHFEPALLQGIAEHKAEILAIANNPEPATFENTLVAMEKSGALLTRTSKVFYNLAGTDSNPTLQALQAKMAPLMSAHSDDINLNPTLFARIESLYNQRNDLGLTKEEVRLIEVYHQRFVMAGAKLTEAQKTQIRALNEEHSKLTDEFQQRLRRLTKEIAVVVNSKDELAGLSDSAIRMAAADAKAAGHDGKFLLSITNTTRQPVLAQLENRELRKRVFEASANRGLEGENETASLVARLAQLRAERAALLGFDNWASYRLAPQMAGSPEAVYELFGTMVPKVVANTRKEAADIQAMIDKTGGNFELKPWDWAFYAEKVRQEKYALDEESLKPYFEFNRVLEDGVFYTIKELYGLTMKPRPDLPVYHPDVKAYEMFDEDGTSLAIFYADYFARDGKRGGAWKSSFVDQSGLLGNKPVVVNVMNIKKAPDGEPTFVSYDEVTTMFHEMGHGTHGMLSKVKYPTLAGTKVSRDFVEFPSTFEEDWAAHPKVLANYARHYQSGEPLPKPLLDKLLKSRSFNQGFDTLEYMSAALVDLEWHSLKAGDSLKDVASFEAAALKKHGVDIGAVPPRYRSTYFAHAFPGGYSASYYAYMWSEILAADAYAYVQTQGGLNREIGMKYRKTIREVGNSVPPMEAYINFRGQEPTTDGLLERRGLK from the coding sequence ATGCATAAAAGCCTTATCGCCCTTGCCGTAGGCGGCGCGCTCTTGTTGGGCGGCTGCGCCCTTGGCCCGTCCGAAAGTGGCGTAAACAATGGCGATGTAGCCACCGCTGTCGCCGTCATTGGTGCTGACAATCCCTTCTTCGCGCCAAGCGCACTGCAATATCAGGCGCCCAACTTTGCCGCCATCAAGGACAGCCATTTTGAACCAGCGCTGTTGCAGGGCATTGCCGAGCACAAGGCTGAGATCCTGGCCATTGCCAACAATCCTGAGCCAGCCACCTTTGAAAACACCCTGGTGGCCATGGAAAAAAGCGGCGCCCTGCTGACCCGCACCTCCAAGGTGTTCTATAACCTGGCGGGCACCGACTCCAACCCTACCCTGCAAGCACTCCAGGCCAAGATGGCACCTTTGATGTCGGCTCACTCTGACGACATCAACCTGAACCCGACTCTGTTTGCCCGCATCGAAAGCCTGTACAACCAGCGCAACGACCTTGGGCTCACCAAAGAAGAAGTGCGCCTGATTGAGGTGTACCATCAGCGCTTTGTGATGGCTGGCGCCAAGCTCACCGAAGCGCAGAAGACCCAAATTCGTGCCCTGAACGAAGAGCACTCCAAGCTGACCGATGAATTCCAGCAGCGCCTGCGTCGCCTGACCAAGGAAATCGCCGTGGTGGTAAACAGCAAAGACGAGCTGGCGGGTCTGTCTGACAGCGCTATTCGTATGGCGGCAGCCGATGCCAAGGCCGCAGGCCATGACGGCAAGTTCCTGCTGTCTATCACCAACACCACCCGTCAGCCAGTGCTGGCACAGCTTGAAAACCGTGAGCTGCGTAAGCGGGTATTCGAAGCCTCTGCCAACCGTGGCCTTGAAGGCGAAAACGAAACTGCCTCTCTGGTTGCCCGTCTGGCACAGCTTCGCGCCGAACGCGCTGCCCTGCTGGGCTTTGACAACTGGGCCAGCTATCGCCTGGCGCCACAAATGGCTGGCAGCCCTGAAGCCGTGTACGAGCTCTTTGGCACCATGGTGCCAAAAGTCGTGGCCAACACCCGCAAAGAGGCCGCCGACATTCAGGCGATGATTGATAAAACCGGTGGCAATTTCGAGCTCAAGCCTTGGGACTGGGCCTTCTACGCCGAAAAAGTGCGTCAGGAAAAGTACGCCCTGGATGAAGAGAGCCTCAAGCCTTACTTCGAATTCAACCGGGTGCTGGAAGATGGCGTGTTCTACACCATCAAGGAACTCTACGGCCTGACCATGAAGCCGCGCCCGGATCTGCCGGTATACCACCCCGATGTAAAAGCCTATGAAATGTTCGATGAAGACGGCACCAGCCTGGCCATCTTCTACGCCGACTACTTTGCCCGCGACGGCAAGCGTGGCGGCGCCTGGAAGAGCTCCTTCGTGGACCAGTCCGGTCTGCTGGGTAACAAGCCAGTGGTTGTGAACGTGATGAACATCAAGAAGGCACCGGACGGCGAGCCGACCTTTGTCAGCTACGATGAAGTGACCACCATGTTCCACGAAATGGGTCACGGCACCCACGGCATGCTGTCAAAGGTGAAATACCCAACGCTGGCAGGCACCAAGGTATCCCGCGACTTCGTTGAGTTCCCATCCACCTTCGAAGAAGACTGGGCAGCCCACCCCAAGGTGCTGGCCAACTACGCCCGTCACTATCAGAGTGGCGAGCCGCTGCCAAAGCCATTGCTGGACAAGTTGCTCAAGTCACGCAGCTTTAACCAGGGCTTCGACACCCTGGAATACATGTCAGCCGCACTGGTAGACCTGGAATGGCACTCACTGAAAGCCGGTGACAGCCTCAAAGACGTTGCCAGCTTCGAAGCCGCTGCGCTCAAGAAGCACGGTGTAGACATTGGAGCCGTGCCACCACGTTACCGCTCAACCTACTTCGCCCACGCCTTCCCGGGCGGCTACAGCGCCAGCTACTACGCCTACATGTGGTCTGAAATTTTGGCAGCCGACGCCTATGCCTATGTGCAAACCCAGGGCGGTCTGAACCGTGAGATTGGTATGAAGTACCGCAAGACCATTCGTGAAGTGGGCAACAGCGTACCGCCTATGGAAGCCTACATTAACTTCCGTGGTCAGGAGCCTACCACCGACGGTTTGCTGGAGCGCCGCGGCCTGAAATAA
- the bla gene encoding subclass B1 metallo-beta-lactamase, whose amino-acid sequence MRIAISWCTALMIGTIANTQALEITPLSDGLFLHQSEKEVEGFGKVSANGLIIVDGKEAFVVDTPWTDADAEALLEWTKAKDLTVKAVLATHWHEDRAGSFGVFERAGIATLSSEATQALLRQHQKTLATHTFSGDEIQYFGNKVEVFYPGAGHAMDNLVVYLPHEKLLFGGCLVREASTRFMGFYGDGSLPDWPESMSRLIAKFPEVITVVPGHGALGDKRLLEHTRGLAEAALKAQ is encoded by the coding sequence ATGAGGATTGCAATAAGCTGGTGTACTGCGTTGATGATAGGGACTATTGCCAATACGCAGGCACTGGAAATCACGCCCTTGTCTGATGGGCTTTTCCTGCACCAGAGCGAGAAAGAAGTCGAAGGCTTTGGCAAAGTCTCCGCCAATGGTCTGATAATCGTGGATGGCAAAGAGGCGTTTGTGGTGGATACGCCCTGGACGGATGCCGATGCAGAGGCCTTGCTCGAATGGACAAAGGCTAAAGACTTAACCGTAAAAGCCGTGCTCGCCACCCATTGGCATGAAGACAGGGCCGGCAGCTTTGGGGTATTTGAGAGAGCCGGTATCGCCACCCTAAGCTCTGAGGCGACCCAGGCCCTTTTGAGGCAACATCAAAAGACGCTGGCGACCCACACCTTCAGTGGCGACGAAATACAGTATTTTGGCAACAAGGTAGAGGTGTTTTATCCCGGTGCTGGCCATGCGATGGATAATCTGGTGGTGTACCTGCCTCACGAAAAGCTGCTCTTTGGCGGCTGCCTGGTGCGGGAGGCGTCAACCCGGTTTATGGGGTTTTATGGCGATGGCTCATTGCCTGACTGGCCTGAGTCCATGTCGCGGCTGATAGCGAAATTCCCTGAAGTCATCACAGTGGTGCCGGGCCATGGCGCGCTGGGGGATAAGCGCCTGCTTGAACACACAAGGGGGCTGGCAGAGGCCGCGCTCAAGGCACAATAA